In one window of Pseudobythopirellula maris DNA:
- the nagB gene encoding glucosamine-6-phosphate deaminase, producing the protein MSHNCAVDGVEKIPCRVFCHASDASRAIAGQIAALIRGRAGEGRTCVLGLATGSTPTGVYDELVRMHREEGLSFQNVVTFNLDEYFPIRPEELQSYVRFMREHLFDHVDIKPENAHVPDGTVSGESVADYCRRYEEMIEDAGGIDLQLLGIGRTGHIGFNEPGSGRSSRTRLITLDRVTRRDAASDFFGEENVPARAITMGVGTILAARQLVLMAWGEGKASIIAQAVEGEISTHVAASFLQEHPNAQIVMDEAAAEHLTRRREPWALGPVDWDDTMIRKAVIWLAKKLDKPLLKLTSEDYNEEGLQDLLANCGPVDSLNLRVFRHLQGTITGWPAGKPDHAKQPGDRSQPGDHIFPKRVLIFSPHPDDDVISMGGTLIRLVDQGHELHVAYQTSGNIAVFDDDAIRFSEFVGEFNRRFGVDPERTAQLEAHVDEFLKQKSPGQVDSEEVQFIKGVIRRTEARAATRCCGVPAERLHFMDMPFYETGRVRKKPLGEEDIRITVDLLREIRPHQVYAAGDLSDPHGTHRTCLAAVLRACKEVENDDWFEDCQVWLYRGAWQEWGPHQIEVAVPLSPQELLRKRVAIFKHESQKDRALFPGPDPREFWQRAEDRNHGTAQLYDKLGLAEYEGIEGFVRWKGEML; encoded by the coding sequence ATGAGTCACAACTGCGCTGTTGACGGTGTCGAGAAGATCCCTTGCCGAGTGTTCTGCCACGCGAGCGACGCCAGCCGGGCGATCGCCGGGCAGATCGCCGCGCTCATCCGCGGCCGCGCCGGCGAGGGACGCACCTGCGTCCTCGGCCTGGCGACCGGCAGCACGCCCACCGGCGTGTACGACGAGCTCGTGCGCATGCACCGCGAGGAGGGGCTCAGCTTCCAGAACGTTGTGACGTTCAACCTCGACGAGTACTTCCCGATCCGCCCCGAGGAGCTGCAGAGCTACGTGCGGTTCATGCGCGAGCACCTGTTCGACCACGTCGACATCAAGCCCGAGAACGCCCACGTGCCAGACGGCACGGTCTCGGGCGAAAGCGTGGCCGACTACTGCCGCCGCTACGAGGAGATGATCGAAGACGCCGGCGGCATCGACCTGCAGCTGCTGGGCATCGGTCGCACGGGGCACATCGGCTTCAACGAGCCCGGCTCGGGCCGCTCGAGCCGCACCCGCCTGATCACGCTCGACCGCGTGACGCGTCGCGACGCGGCGAGCGACTTCTTCGGTGAAGAGAACGTGCCGGCGCGGGCGATCACGATGGGCGTCGGCACGATCCTCGCCGCCCGCCAGCTGGTGCTGATGGCGTGGGGCGAGGGCAAGGCGTCGATCATCGCCCAGGCGGTCGAGGGCGAGATCTCCACGCACGTGGCGGCCAGCTTCTTGCAGGAGCACCCCAACGCCCAGATCGTGATGGACGAGGCGGCGGCCGAGCACCTCACCCGCCGCCGCGAGCCGTGGGCCCTGGGGCCCGTCGACTGGGACGACACGATGATCCGCAAGGCGGTCATCTGGCTCGCCAAGAAGCTCGACAAGCCGCTGCTCAAGCTCACCAGCGAGGATTACAACGAGGAGGGGCTGCAAGACCTGCTGGCCAACTGCGGCCCGGTCGACAGCCTCAACCTGCGGGTCTTCCGCCATTTGCAGGGGACCATCACCGGTTGGCCGGCCGGCAAGCCTGACCACGCCAAGCAGCCGGGCGACCGCTCGCAGCCGGGCGACCACATCTTCCCGAAGCGCGTGCTGATCTTCTCGCCCCACCCGGACGACGACGTCATCAGCATGGGCGGCACGCTGATCCGCCTGGTGGACCAGGGCCACGAGCTGCACGTCGCCTACCAAACGTCCGGCAACATCGCGGTGTTCGACGACGACGCGATCCGCTTCTCCGAGTTCGTCGGCGAGTTCAACCGCCGGTTCGGCGTCGACCCGGAGCGGACCGCCCAGCTCGAGGCGCACGTCGATGAGTTCCTCAAGCAGAAGAGCCCGGGGCAGGTCGACAGCGAAGAGGTGCAGTTCATCAAGGGCGTGATCCGCCGCACCGAGGCCCGCGCCGCGACGCGTTGCTGCGGCGTGCCGGCCGAGCGGCTGCACTTTATGGACATGCCGTTCTACGAGACCGGCCGCGTGCGTAAGAAGCCGCTCGGTGAGGAAGACATCCGCATCACGGTCGACCTGCTGCGCGAGATCAGGCCGCACCAGGTGTACGCCGCCGGCGACCTGAGCGACCCGCACGGCACGCACCGCACCTGCCTGGCGGCGGTGTTGCGGGCCTGCAAGGAAGTTGAGAACGACGACTGGTTCGAAGATTGCCAGGTGTGGCTCTACCGCGGGGCTTGGCAGGAGTGGGGGCCGCACCAGATCGAGGTCGCCGTGCCGCTCAGCCCGCAGGAGTTGCTGCGCAAGCGGGTGGCGATCTTCAAGCACGAGTCGCAGAAGGACCGGGCGTTGTTCCCCGGCCCCGACCCGCGCGAGTTCTGGCAGCGGGCCGAGGACCGCAACCACGGCACCGCCCAGCTGTACGACAAGCTCGGCCTCGCCGAGTACGAGGGGATCGAGGGCTTTGTCCGCTGGAAGGGCGAGATGCTGTAA
- a CDS encoding glycoside hydrolase family 3 protein yields MTLAWPPTELEDKLAQLIFVRIGSNLSPIRRASEDEGRIAALIERLPIGGLLLFNGVWPDVRDTLKRLQAKSRWPLLVGSDIERGAGQQVHGLTLFPHAGAFGALGDRAEERLAEVAVTTAREALATGIQIAFAPVADVDTNPRNPIIATRALGQTPERVSRLAAAFVRAAENAGLMTTPKHFPGHGDTHQDSHDAAPSLDRDLESLQQTELPPFRETIDAGASLVMTAHVSYGALDPSGAPATLSAAITENLLRGELGFRGVACSDSLLMAGVRDRFENEGALAEATLMAGVDVLLDVEDPVAVVEYLAQRVRSGDLPLARIDEAIERVGVLKARTAKLLASGPKLIACDGIESAAKLSKDVAAEAVRVEGDAAAALRRDEPLMAVLFKPFDLLSDPSEQPLADALRERFSDVRYFEFGPEPDERTLAALRAALDEGRRLLVALIVKPAAWHAFGLNDAQRPIVDELVAGHEPILASLGVPTVLEDYPSAPMRICTFSDVPVSQEALADAILTPSPQAAPTSPCSPSRYL; encoded by the coding sequence GTGACACTCGCCTGGCCCCCCACCGAACTCGAAGACAAGCTCGCGCAGCTGATCTTCGTCCGCATCGGCTCGAACCTGTCGCCGATCCGTCGCGCCTCGGAAGACGAGGGGCGCATCGCCGCGCTGATCGAACGGCTCCCGATCGGCGGGCTGCTGCTGTTCAACGGCGTGTGGCCCGACGTGCGCGACACGCTCAAGCGGCTGCAGGCCAAGAGCCGCTGGCCGCTGCTCGTCGGCTCGGACATCGAACGCGGCGCGGGGCAGCAGGTCCACGGCCTGACGCTCTTCCCCCACGCCGGCGCCTTCGGCGCCCTGGGCGACCGCGCCGAAGAGCGGCTGGCCGAGGTCGCCGTGACGACCGCCCGCGAGGCGCTCGCCACGGGCATCCAGATCGCGTTCGCGCCGGTGGCCGACGTCGACACCAACCCCCGCAACCCGATCATCGCCACCCGTGCGCTGGGCCAGACGCCCGAACGGGTGTCGCGGCTGGCGGCGGCCTTCGTGCGGGCGGCCGAGAACGCCGGGCTGATGACCACGCCCAAGCACTTCCCCGGCCACGGCGACACGCACCAAGACTCGCACGACGCGGCGCCGTCGCTCGACCGCGACCTCGAGTCGCTGCAGCAGACCGAGCTGCCGCCGTTCCGCGAGACGATCGATGCGGGGGCGTCGCTCGTGATGACGGCCCACGTGTCGTACGGCGCGCTCGACCCCTCGGGCGCCCCCGCCACGCTGTCGGCGGCGATCACCGAGAACCTGCTCCGCGGCGAGTTGGGCTTCCGCGGCGTCGCCTGCAGCGACAGCCTGCTGATGGCGGGCGTGCGGGACCGCTTCGAGAACGAGGGCGCCCTGGCCGAGGCGACCCTGATGGCGGGCGTCGACGTGCTGCTCGACGTCGAAGACCCCGTGGCGGTCGTCGAGTACCTGGCCCAGCGCGTGCGTTCGGGCGACCTGCCCCTCGCACGCATCGACGAGGCGATCGAGCGTGTCGGCGTGCTCAAGGCCCGCACCGCCAAGCTGCTCGCCAGCGGCCCCAAGCTGATCGCCTGCGACGGGATCGAATCGGCCGCCAAGCTGTCCAAGGACGTGGCCGCCGAGGCGGTGCGTGTCGAGGGCGACGCCGCCGCGGCGCTCCGCCGCGACGAGCCGCTGATGGCCGTCTTGTTCAAGCCGTTCGACCTGCTGAGCGACCCGTCCGAGCAGCCGCTCGCCGACGCGCTCCGCGAGCGGTTCTCCGATGTGCGTTACTTCGAGTTCGGCCCCGAGCCGGACGAGAGGACCCTCGCGGCGCTCCGCGCCGCGCTCGACGAGGGGCGGCGGCTGCTGGTCGCGCTCATCGTCAAGCCGGCGGCGTGGCACGCCTTCGGACTGAACGACGCGCAGCGTCCGATCGTCGACGAACTGGTCGCCGGGCACGAGCCGATCTTGGCCTCGCTCGGCGTGCCGACGGTGCTGGAGGATTACCCCTCGGCGCCGATGCGTATCTGTACCTTCAGCGACGTGCCCGTTTCGCAAGAAGCGCTGGCCGACGCCATCCTCACCCCCTCGCCCCAAGCGGCGCCCACCTCCCCATGCTCACCGAGTCGTTACCTATGA
- a CDS encoding AmpG family muropeptide MFS transporter gives MPTPTPPTETESPPTVPEGVSGRLAAWSWIPTLYFAEGLPYIVVMTVSVIMYKQMGVSNAKIAFFTSLLYLPWVLKPLWSPLVELLGAKRWWIVAMQLLIGAGLAGVAASLGTDSFFRYSMAAFWLLAFSSATHDIAADGFYMLGLSTHEQAWWVGLRSTFYRAAMLFGQGGLVVIAGLIESGAGSHDVFVTVTPGPQPAAVVTQDLASAPPTAEFGAASAGVGIAPEPQDPAAAAATIDRARQWNLEQGFYEVVEAEQDERTKSAWLTRLEGWIRETFGEARVEAAPESVAGPTTLVTLSAGDLDETHRRVIRFEHVSGDPDMRVVEGGAFVITPENRDAAMAAVVQGDPRDDEPTAATFRVRAGNAVFAWTCVAYLTAGLFLLMGVYHFFALPRPDADRHEAIGSIGGFLKGFFETFVSFLTKPGVGNAIAFLLLYRFSESQLAKLAAPFLLDTEGSGGLSLTTSEVGFIYGVVGLIMLTLGGVLGGFLASRDGASAWLWPMAIAINLPNVVYVLLSYWQPDALWPVAAAVAIEQFGYGFGFAAYLLVMIYVSRGDRKTAHYAICTGFMALGMMIPGMFCGWLQELIGYRHFFVWVLICTIPAFIATAALRIDPQFGKQEEATT, from the coding sequence ATGCCAACCCCCACTCCCCCCACAGAAACCGAATCCCCCCCAACGGTTCCCGAGGGGGTGAGTGGGCGGCTGGCTGCGTGGTCGTGGATCCCGACGCTCTACTTCGCCGAGGGACTGCCGTACATCGTTGTGATGACGGTCTCGGTGATCATGTACAAGCAGATGGGCGTGTCGAACGCGAAGATCGCCTTCTTCACCAGCCTGCTCTACCTGCCGTGGGTGCTCAAGCCGCTGTGGAGCCCGCTGGTCGAGCTGCTCGGCGCCAAGCGGTGGTGGATTGTCGCCATGCAGTTGCTGATCGGCGCCGGTTTGGCCGGCGTCGCCGCGTCGCTCGGGACCGACAGCTTCTTCCGGTACAGCATGGCCGCCTTCTGGCTGCTCGCGTTCAGCTCGGCCACGCACGACATCGCGGCCGACGGCTTCTACATGCTCGGGCTCTCCACGCACGAGCAGGCGTGGTGGGTCGGGTTGCGGAGCACCTTCTACCGCGCCGCGATGCTCTTCGGGCAAGGCGGCTTGGTGGTGATCGCCGGTTTGATCGAGTCGGGCGCCGGCTCGCACGACGTGTTCGTCACCGTGACGCCCGGCCCGCAACCCGCGGCGGTCGTCACCCAGGATCTGGCGTCGGCGCCGCCGACCGCCGAGTTCGGCGCCGCCTCGGCGGGCGTGGGGATCGCCCCCGAGCCGCAAGACCCCGCCGCGGCCGCCGCCACGATCGACCGCGCACGGCAATGGAACCTGGAGCAAGGCTTCTACGAGGTGGTGGAGGCCGAGCAGGACGAGCGGACCAAGTCGGCGTGGTTGACGCGCCTCGAGGGCTGGATCCGCGAAACGTTCGGCGAGGCCCGCGTCGAGGCCGCTCCGGAGAGCGTCGCCGGCCCGACGACCCTCGTGACGCTCTCGGCCGGCGATCTCGACGAAACGCACCGCCGGGTCATCCGCTTCGAGCACGTCTCGGGCGACCCCGACATGCGGGTCGTCGAGGGCGGCGCGTTCGTCATTACCCCGGAAAACCGCGACGCGGCCATGGCCGCGGTCGTGCAGGGCGACCCCCGCGACGACGAGCCGACGGCGGCCACGTTCCGGGTGCGGGCGGGCAACGCGGTGTTCGCCTGGACCTGCGTCGCTTACCTGACGGCGGGCCTGTTCCTGCTGATGGGCGTGTACCACTTCTTCGCCCTGCCGCGTCCCGACGCGGATCGGCACGAGGCGATCGGGTCGATCGGCGGGTTCCTCAAGGGGTTCTTCGAAACCTTTGTCTCGTTTCTCACCAAGCCGGGCGTCGGCAACGCGATCGCCTTCTTGCTGCTGTACCGGTTTTCCGAATCGCAGCTCGCCAAGTTGGCCGCGCCGTTCTTGCTCGACACCGAGGGGAGCGGCGGGCTGAGCCTGACGACCAGCGAGGTTGGCTTCATCTACGGCGTGGTCGGACTCATCATGCTGACCCTCGGCGGCGTGCTGGGCGGCTTCCTCGCCTCGCGCGACGGCGCCAGCGCCTGGCTCTGGCCGATGGCGATCGCGATCAATCTGCCGAACGTTGTTTACGTGCTCCTCAGCTACTGGCAGCCCGACGCCCTCTGGCCCGTGGCGGCCGCGGTGGCGATCGAGCAGTTCGGCTACGGCTTCGGCTTCGCCGCCTACCTGCTGGTCATGATCTACGTGTCGCGGGGCGACCGGAAAACGGCCCACTACGCGATTTGCACCGGCTTCATGGCGCTCGGCATGATGATCCCGGGGATGTTCTGCGGCTGGCTGCAGGAGCTCATCGGCTACCGGCACTTCTTTGTCTGGGTGTTGATCTGCACGATCCCCGCCTTCATCGCGACCGCGGCGTTGCGGATCGATCCCCAATTCGGAAAGCAGGAAGAAGCAACAACGTGA
- a CDS encoding glycoside hydrolase family 10 protein, whose protein sequence is MNSIAVKHCRWLIALAGLLGVCATQAAAETPAAPPSVQREMRGAWIATVANIDWPSKPGLSVADQQAELAALLDTCVELRLNAVVFQVRPACDAMYRSELEPWSEFLTGAQGRAPGDNDQGATYDPLEWAVEQAHLRGLELHAWFNPYRASHPSGGGEFSEGHIARTRPELVKKYGAHHWLDPGEPDAAAHSLAVVLDVVRRYDVDGVHFDDYFYPYPISAEGDDGVSRVVPFPDDPSWAKYCDATPEADRLSRDDWRRDNVNRLIRDVSEGVHRLKPHVRLGVSPFGIWRPGHPEQIQGFDAYAKLYADSKLWLREGWVDYFTPQLYWPIDQKPQSFPVLLEWWAQNNPHQRHLWPGLYTSKTKVGKPPWAPSEIVDQIDVTREQSDEPGHVHFSMKALAQDYAGLKAALLEGPCAEPAIVPAAPWLAGDEAAPGKPVVESCDGAAALSVRLESGPTPRWWAVQTRSGDQWTLRLLPGDLKRIPLESGEAGARADAVAVSAIDRYGRQGEAVAVSLD, encoded by the coding sequence GTGAATAGCATCGCTGTGAAGCACTGCCGCTGGTTGATCGCCCTCGCCGGGCTGTTGGGTGTTTGCGCTACGCAGGCTGCGGCCGAGACGCCGGCCGCCCCGCCGAGCGTGCAGCGCGAGATGCGTGGCGCGTGGATCGCCACGGTCGCCAACATCGACTGGCCTTCGAAGCCGGGGCTGAGCGTGGCCGACCAGCAGGCGGAGCTCGCCGCGTTGCTCGACACGTGCGTTGAGCTGCGTCTCAACGCGGTCGTCTTCCAGGTCCGCCCGGCGTGCGACGCGATGTACCGATCGGAGCTCGAGCCGTGGTCGGAGTTCCTCACCGGCGCCCAAGGCAGGGCTCCCGGCGACAACGATCAAGGCGCGACTTACGACCCCCTCGAGTGGGCGGTCGAGCAGGCCCACCTCCGCGGCCTGGAGCTGCACGCCTGGTTCAACCCGTACCGCGCCTCGCACCCGTCGGGGGGCGGCGAGTTTTCCGAGGGGCACATCGCCCGCACGCGGCCCGAGTTGGTCAAAAAGTACGGCGCGCACCACTGGCTCGACCCGGGCGAGCCCGACGCGGCGGCGCACTCGCTGGCGGTGGTGCTCGACGTGGTGCGTCGGTACGACGTCGATGGCGTCCACTTCGATGACTACTTTTACCCCTACCCGATCAGCGCCGAGGGCGACGACGGCGTGTCGCGCGTCGTGCCGTTCCCGGACGACCCGAGCTGGGCGAAGTACTGCGACGCCACGCCCGAGGCCGATCGCCTGAGCCGCGACGACTGGCGCCGCGACAACGTCAACCGCCTGATCCGCGACGTGAGCGAGGGGGTCCACCGCCTCAAGCCGCACGTGCGGCTGGGGGTGAGCCCGTTCGGCATCTGGCGGCCGGGCCACCCGGAGCAGATCCAGGGTTTCGACGCCTACGCGAAGCTCTACGCCGACTCGAAGCTGTGGCTTCGCGAGGGTTGGGTCGACTACTTCACGCCGCAGCTCTACTGGCCGATCGACCAGAAGCCGCAGAGCTTCCCGGTGCTGCTCGAGTGGTGGGCCCAGAACAACCCGCACCAGCGCCACCTGTGGCCGGGGCTCTACACGTCGAAGACCAAAGTCGGCAAGCCGCCGTGGGCGCCGAGTGAGATTGTCGACCAGATCGATGTCACACGCGAGCAGTCCGACGAGCCGGGGCACGTTCACTTCAGCATGAAGGCTCTCGCGCAGGACTACGCCGGCCTGAAAGCGGCGCTGCTCGAGGGGCCGTGCGCCGAGCCGGCGATCGTGCCGGCCGCGCCGTGGCTGGCGGGCGATGAGGCCGCGCCCGGCAAGCCGGTCGTCGAATCGTGCGACGGGGCCGCCGCGCTGAGCGTACGACTAGAAAGTGGCCCGACGCCGCGCTGGTGGGCGGTCCAGACTCGGTCGGGCGACCAATGGACGCTGCGGCTGCTGCCGGGCGACCTGAAGCGGATACCGCTCGAGAGCGGCGAAGCGGGCGCCCGGGCCGACGCCGTGGCCGTCAGCGCCATCGACCGCTACGGTCGCCAGGGCGAGGCTGTTGCTGTTAGCTTGGACTGA
- a CDS encoding DUF1559 domain-containing protein, giving the protein MRSCVRSRRCSAGPLGSRSLRPISLRPAFTLVELLVVIAIIGILVSLLLPAVQSAREAARRIQCQNNLKNLGLAVLNYENQAGALPAACEAEPDNDDLFSNVSLIEGTLSWVVRVLPFIEEQAVYDQFDPQADVLGQSLDLRPESNELGVMLCPSDQARGRLYGPTRRTFNNRAFAKGNYAAYVSPEHINAMRIYPGAMINERQPLARITDGTTHTIMLTEVRTRENAGDPRGVWSAALCGGSIVSLDMHDADHPIGGNRDRNSMYDPFENPDIDALTPNGRPTGNSDRLRACPDPALADLELMPCSTHNGTWTGAAPRSLHVGGVNAVRADGSILWMTDDIDKFLLARMVCINDGQPNTEGSLTPARRR; this is encoded by the coding sequence ATGCGATCTTGCGTCCGCTCACGCCGTTGCTCGGCCGGCCCGTTGGGGTCCCGCTCCCTCAGGCCTATCTCTCTCAGGCCCGCCTTCACGCTGGTCGAGTTGCTCGTCGTGATCGCCATCATCGGCATCCTCGTCTCGCTGCTGCTGCCGGCGGTCCAGTCGGCGCGCGAGGCGGCCCGCCGGATCCAATGCCAGAACAACCTGAAGAACCTCGGGTTGGCCGTGCTCAACTACGAGAACCAAGCGGGCGCCCTGCCCGCCGCCTGCGAGGCCGAGCCCGACAACGACGACCTGTTCAGCAACGTCAGCCTGATCGAGGGGACGCTCAGCTGGGTCGTCCGCGTGCTGCCTTTCATTGAGGAGCAAGCGGTCTACGACCAGTTCGACCCCCAGGCCGACGTGCTCGGTCAGAGCCTCGACCTGCGTCCCGAGAGCAACGAGCTCGGCGTGATGCTCTGCCCCTCGGACCAGGCCCGCGGCCGGCTCTACGGGCCCACGCGCCGCACGTTCAACAACCGCGCCTTCGCCAAGGGCAACTACGCCGCTTACGTGAGTCCGGAGCACATCAACGCGATGCGCATTTATCCGGGCGCGATGATCAACGAGCGGCAGCCGCTCGCCCGGATCACCGACGGCACGACCCACACGATCATGCTGACCGAGGTCCGCACCCGTGAGAACGCCGGCGACCCGCGCGGCGTGTGGTCGGCGGCGCTTTGCGGGGGCAGCATCGTCAGCCTCGACATGCACGACGCCGACCACCCGATCGGCGGCAACCGCGACCGCAACTCGATGTACGACCCGTTCGAGAACCCCGACATCGACGCGCTCACGCCCAACGGCCGCCCGACCGGCAACAGCGACCGGCTCCGCGCGTGCCCCGACCCCGCGCTCGCCGACCTCGAGCTCATGCCGTGCTCCACGCACAACGGCACCTGGACCGGCGCCGCTCCGCGCAGCCTGCACGTGGGCGGGGTGAACGCCGTTCGCGCCGACGGCAGCATCCTCTGGATGACCGACGACATCGACAAGTTCTTGCTCGCCCGCATGGTCTGCATCAACGACGGGCAGCCCAACACCGAGGGCTCGCTCACGCCGGCGCGGCGCCGCTGA
- a CDS encoding SHOCT domain-containing protein codes for MTQLTQAGQNLVNDLSNRYGFSPDAVTTMLQAVVNGRGTMAQFSHPEFGGSGQWMQGGMTMIGDMFNNGLKNSVVNLCGEISQVLANEPGLFATGGSFQSQSQGNSNQGSSYQDQGTGAPMGPSSLFKPDPRQQWYPQDLGPPSATGAQNNVRYAYFANARRLAVDSGGDVWVYDTLDHQIGGFSQQQGSGGSITFSSQYGTVNLSSLPVVMRGGQPVAPQQAPAPAPAASYSYSDPAPPAPAPADGGSGGGDVFGALERLGDLKSKGILSDEEFASKKAELLERL; via the coding sequence ATGACGCAGCTCACGCAAGCAGGCCAGAACCTGGTCAACGACCTCTCCAACCGCTACGGCTTCAGCCCCGACGCGGTGACCACCATGCTGCAGGCCGTGGTGAACGGTCGCGGCACGATGGCCCAGTTCAGCCACCCGGAGTTCGGCGGCTCGGGCCAGTGGATGCAGGGGGGCATGACGATGATCGGCGACATGTTCAACAACGGGCTGAAGAACAGCGTGGTGAACCTCTGCGGCGAGATCTCGCAGGTGCTCGCCAATGAGCCGGGGCTGTTCGCCACGGGCGGCAGCTTCCAGTCCCAGAGCCAAGGCAACTCGAATCAGGGGAGCTCGTACCAGGACCAAGGCACGGGCGCCCCGATGGGCCCCTCGTCGTTGTTCAAGCCCGACCCCCGGCAGCAGTGGTACCCGCAAGACCTCGGCCCGCCGAGCGCCACCGGCGCGCAGAACAACGTGCGCTACGCCTACTTCGCCAACGCCCGCCGGCTGGCGGTCGACAGCGGGGGCGACGTGTGGGTCTACGACACGCTCGACCACCAGATCGGCGGCTTCTCTCAGCAGCAAGGCTCGGGCGGTTCGATCACGTTCAGCAGCCAGTATGGCACGGTCAACCTGTCGAGCCTGCCGGTGGTGATGCGCGGCGGTCAGCCGGTCGCCCCTCAGCAAGCGCCCGCCCCGGCGCCGGCGGCCTCGTACAGTTACAGCGACCCGGCGCCCCCCGCGCCGGCGCCGGCCGATGGCGGCTCTGGCGGCGGCGACGTGTTCGGCGCCCTCGAACGCCTGGGCGATCTGAAGTCGAAGGGCATTCTCTCCGACGAGGAGTTCGCGTCGAAGAAAGCCGAACTGCTCGAACGGCTTTGA